From the genome of Salmonella enterica subsp. houtenae serovar Houten:
GTACCCCTGCGCCCATCGCGCTGGAACCCATACCGGCATCGCAGGCGACAATGATTTTACGTACATGGCTAAGGTCGCTGGTGACATCGCCAGCCGCCAGCGGAGAGGCGCCTTTGGACTGTGCTTTCATGTCATGCATACGACGGGTGGCCGCTTCAATGTCATCTTCTTCTTTCACTTTGCTGGTTTTCAGCAGAATTGCAGAAACCACGAAGGAGACCGCCATTGCCGCCACGATGGCTGCGATGTTAGCAAAGTAAGCGCCTTTTGGCGTCATCGCCAGTACCGCCAGAATGGAACCCGGAGACGCCGGAGAGACCAGACCGCCGTTCAGGATGGTCAGGGTGAATACGCCGGTCATACCACCGAGAATCACCGCCAGAATCAGGCGTGGATTCATCAGCACGTACGGGAAGTAGATCTCATGGATACCGCCCAGGAAGTGGATAATTGCCGCGCCGCCCGCAGACTGTTTAGCGCTGCCGCGACCGAAGAACATGTACGCCAGCAGGACGCCCATCCCCGGACCCGGGTTAGCTTCAATCAGGAAGAAGATGGATTTACCCATCTCGTGGGACTGCTGGATACCCAGCGGTGAGAAGATGCCGTGGTTAATGGCGTTATTGAGGAACAGGATTTTCGCCGGTTCAACAAAAATGGACGCCAGCGGCAGCATATCGTGCGCCACCATGAAGTTAACGCCCGCCGCCAGAATTTTGGACAGGACTTCAACCGCCGGACCAATACCGAGGAACGCCAACATGGCGAGGATCATACCGATAATGCCAGCGGAGAAGTTGTTCACCAGCATCTCAAAACCGGATTTGATCTTACCGTCTACCCAACTGTCGAATTTCTTAATGCAGTAGCCGCCCAACGGACCGGCGATCATCGAGCCGAGGAACATCGGCATATCCGCGCCGACAATAACGCCCATGGTAGTGATAGCGCCCACCACGCCGCCGCGCTCGCCGCCAACCAGACGACCGCCGGTATAACCGATTAGCAGCGGCAGCAGGTAGGTGATCATCGGACCAACCAGTTTCGCCAGCGTTTCGTTAGGCAACCACCCTGTCGGAATAAATAATGCGGTGATAATACCCCACGCGATAAACGCGCCGATATTAGGCATCACCATATTGCTGAGGAATCGACCAAAGCTTTGCACTTTGATCTTAATATCGGATGACATAAAAACACCCCTTCTTATGTTGCTGTCGCGCAGGCTAAAAGCCCGAGGTTTGTTAATGTAGCGGCAGAGGTAGCCGGACCCTGTAGTGTAGATACTGCGCAATCTGGCACTGAATCGTTCAACTGTCCAGACAGGGACAATTAACGTGATTTAGATCACATAAATATAGGGGGTAGAGAGGTAATTGGTGTGATATTGATCACAAAATTACTGTGTAAAAAAACAACGAATCTAATTTTTAGACCTTAAAAG
Proteins encoded in this window:
- the mtlA gene encoding PTS system mannitol-specific transporter subunit IIC, yielding MSSDIKIKVQSFGRFLSNMVMPNIGAFIAWGIITALFIPTGWLPNETLAKLVGPMITYLLPLLIGYTGGRLVGGERGGVVGAITTMGVIVGADMPMFLGSMIAGPLGGYCIKKFDSWVDGKIKSGFEMLVNNFSAGIIGMILAMLAFLGIGPAVEVLSKILAAGVNFMVAHDMLPLASIFVEPAKILFLNNAINHGIFSPLGIQQSHEMGKSIFFLIEANPGPGMGVLLAYMFFGRGSAKQSAGGAAIIHFLGGIHEIYFPYVLMNPRLILAVILGGMTGVFTLTILNGGLVSPASPGSILAVLAMTPKGAYFANIAAIVAAMAVSFVVSAILLKTSKVKEEDDIEAATRRMHDMKAQSKGASPLAAGDVTSDLSHVRKIIVACDAGMGSSAMGAGVLRKKVQDAGLSQISVTNSAINNLPPDVDLVITHRDLTERAMRQVPQAQHISLTNFLDSGLYTSLTERLVAAQRHNTNEEKVRDHLKDSFEEGDNNLFKLGAENIFLGRKAATKEEAIRFAGEQLVKGGYVQPEYVDAMLEREKLTPTYLGESIAVPHGTVEAKDRVLKTGVVFCQYPEGVRFGEEEDDIARLVIGIAARNNEHIQVITSLTNALDDESVIERLAHTTSVDEVLELLAGRK